A window of Streptomyces marispadix contains these coding sequences:
- a CDS encoding CehA/McbA family metallohydrolase — MTTHDHHHRPSRRSMLAGASGLLIAASVPGTASAVSTRTARSSDVPVKRTGAARGSRLRQGTTLVHADMHNHTAMSDGDGNPELAFASMRDAGLDVAALTDHATLLSVEGLSSEEWDRTGQLADAANDPGDYTAIRGFEWSHPLHGHANVWFTDDWVDLGGAGSPGSLYGWLEGRDAVASFNHPGREPGMFDNFSFSSGVLEKMVGLEMFNRGDDYLFDGWSKTGRSPLVACLNKGWRTGLTGVTDEHGTDWGFPEGKGRSGLWVTENTRAGVFEAMRARRFFATRVSGLRLDAVANGVQMGGTLGLASGDVQFTVDLDRGPEWEGKPLNVQVLRPGSDAPTVADVVETQSNRLTKFTVPLDAADGDWIVLRVSDPSQANPSPGPSGHACNDWGVAYSSPWWLRG; from the coding sequence ATGACGACACACGACCACCACCACAGACCCAGCCGACGATCCATGCTCGCCGGGGCGAGCGGGCTTCTCATAGCTGCCTCGGTGCCGGGGACCGCGAGTGCGGTCAGTACCCGTACGGCCAGATCGTCGGACGTACCGGTCAAGCGCACCGGCGCCGCGCGCGGCTCCCGGCTCAGGCAGGGCACCACGCTCGTCCACGCCGACATGCACAACCACACCGCGATGTCCGACGGTGACGGCAATCCCGAACTCGCCTTCGCGTCCATGCGCGACGCGGGTCTGGACGTCGCCGCTCTCACCGATCACGCCACGCTGCTGTCGGTCGAGGGCCTCAGCTCGGAAGAGTGGGACCGGACGGGGCAGCTCGCGGACGCCGCCAACGATCCCGGGGACTACACCGCCATCCGCGGCTTCGAGTGGTCCCACCCGCTGCACGGCCACGCCAACGTCTGGTTCACCGACGACTGGGTCGACCTGGGCGGCGCCGGCAGTCCGGGCTCGCTCTACGGCTGGCTGGAGGGCCGCGACGCCGTCGCCAGCTTCAACCACCCCGGTCGCGAGCCCGGGATGTTCGACAACTTCAGCTTCTCGTCAGGGGTGTTGGAGAAGATGGTCGGCCTGGAGATGTTCAACCGCGGCGACGACTATCTCTTCGACGGCTGGTCGAAGACCGGCCGCTCGCCGCTCGTGGCCTGCCTCAACAAGGGATGGCGTACCGGCCTGACGGGCGTCACCGACGAGCACGGCACGGACTGGGGCTTCCCCGAGGGCAAGGGCCGCAGCGGGCTGTGGGTCACCGAGAACACCCGCGCGGGCGTCTTCGAGGCGATGCGGGCCCGGCGCTTCTTCGCAACGCGCGTATCGGGGCTGCGACTCGACGCCGTGGCGAACGGCGTCCAGATGGGCGGCACTCTCGGTCTGGCCTCGGGCGACGTGCAGTTCACCGTCGATTTGGACCGTGGCCCCGAGTGGGAGGGCAAGCCCCTCAACGTCCAGGTCCTGCGCCCGGGTTCGGACGCCCCGACCGTCGCGGACGTCGTCGAGACCCAGTCCAATCGGCTGACGAAGTTCACCGTGCCCCTCGACGCGGCAGACGGCGACTGGATCGTCCTGCGCGTCTCCGACCCGTCTCAGGCGAACCCGTCCCCGGGGCCTTCGGGCCACGCGTGCAATGACTGGGGTGTGGCGTACTCGAGTCCCTGGTGGCTTCGGGGGTGA
- a CDS encoding EF-hand domain-containing protein yields MKAAARKVFDAYDLDGDGQITAKEYQQVVAELRGEHLTEEQAQQFIDVLDTDGDGTMSFEEFWAPMQGGAD; encoded by the coding sequence ATGAAAGCGGCGGCGCGCAAGGTCTTCGACGCATACGACCTCGATGGCGACGGGCAGATAACCGCCAAGGAATACCAGCAGGTGGTCGCCGAACTGCGCGGCGAGCACCTCACCGAGGAGCAGGCGCAGCAATTCATCGACGTACTCGACACGGACGGCGACGGCACGATGTCGTTCGAGGAGTTCTGGGCCCCGATGCAGGGCGGCGCGGACTGA
- a CDS encoding FG-GAP and VCBS repeat-containing protein, producing the protein MRYFRNVALTATALFTLTGGALVAAPAAQASVPFPSIGWQQRNCDYDGNGYDDVLTGVPGGTVGGASGAGYVTVQYSSSSGLSTTKKSVLNQNTSGVPGGAEAGDGVGRAVASGDLDNDGYDDAIVGIPGEDLAGLSDAGGAIVFWGSPTGLHGSDSTWLENPDQPRAGANFGRAIEAARYFAPDPAEPDANLRDSIAVLENETLLFFTAPPGAAAQQLKPAAEGSQALDVAPAAGGLALRSLSHGNYNEDSWADLAISGVTTGDKPGAGVTQVLHGAADAGALGDGGTFEGGPGINSSDFNHDGQDDLAIGDTGSGSPLGGSVSVYLGKGDLSGLDPAPSQTWTQDSPGVPGVAEAGDMWGSEMSSGDTNGDGRPDLAVGAPGEDIGSTPDAGAVWTLRGAAGGLTATGARSFDQNHADIPGIAEGSDRWGGQVRLIDADKNGLFGLLAAAPGENTNDGFIWVLPASSSGLVATGTWTYDGARLGAPAANAQFGAAIDE; encoded by the coding sequence GTGCGCTACTTCAGAAACGTGGCCCTCACGGCCACGGCATTGTTCACCCTCACCGGCGGGGCCCTTGTCGCGGCACCCGCCGCACAGGCCTCCGTGCCCTTCCCGTCCATCGGCTGGCAGCAGCGCAACTGCGACTACGACGGCAACGGTTACGACGACGTGCTGACCGGAGTCCCCGGCGGCACGGTGGGCGGCGCCTCGGGCGCCGGCTACGTCACCGTGCAGTACAGCTCGTCGAGTGGTCTCAGCACCACCAAGAAGAGCGTCCTCAATCAGAACACCTCCGGCGTCCCCGGCGGTGCCGAGGCCGGCGACGGCGTCGGCCGGGCCGTGGCCTCCGGCGACCTGGACAATGACGGCTACGACGACGCGATCGTGGGCATCCCCGGTGAGGACCTTGCGGGGCTGTCAGACGCGGGCGGCGCCATCGTCTTCTGGGGTTCGCCCACCGGGCTGCACGGCAGCGACAGCACCTGGCTGGAGAACCCCGACCAGCCGCGAGCGGGCGCGAACTTCGGACGGGCCATCGAGGCGGCCAGGTACTTCGCCCCCGACCCTGCGGAGCCGGACGCCAACCTGCGCGACAGCATCGCCGTCCTGGAGAACGAGACACTGCTGTTCTTCACCGCCCCGCCCGGGGCTGCGGCCCAGCAGCTGAAGCCGGCAGCCGAAGGATCACAGGCGCTGGACGTTGCCCCTGCCGCCGGCGGCCTGGCGCTGCGGAGCCTCAGCCATGGCAACTACAACGAGGACTCGTGGGCGGACCTGGCGATCTCCGGAGTCACCACCGGTGACAAGCCGGGCGCCGGTGTCACGCAGGTACTGCACGGCGCGGCCGACGCGGGCGCGTTGGGAGACGGCGGCACGTTCGAGGGCGGGCCAGGCATCAACTCCAGCGACTTCAACCATGACGGGCAGGACGACCTCGCCATCGGCGACACGGGCTCTGGCTCGCCGCTGGGCGGTTCCGTCTCCGTCTACCTCGGCAAGGGCGATCTCTCCGGTCTCGACCCGGCCCCGTCGCAGACGTGGACGCAGGACTCCCCGGGCGTACCCGGCGTGGCCGAGGCAGGCGACATGTGGGGCTCCGAGATGTCCTCCGGCGACACCAACGGCGACGGCCGTCCCGACCTCGCCGTCGGCGCACCCGGTGAGGACATCGGCTCGACGCCCGACGCGGGGGCGGTCTGGACACTGCGCGGGGCGGCGGGCGGGCTGACGGCGACCGGGGCACGCAGCTTCGACCAGAACCACGCCGACATCCCCGGCATCGCGGAGGGCTCGGACCGGTGGGGCGGCCAGGTGCGGCTCATCGACGCCGACAAGAACGGCCTCTTCGGCCTGCTCGCGGCGGCACCGGGCGAGAACACCAACGACGGCTTCATATGGGTCCTGCCCGCGTCGTCGTCGGGACTGGTCGCCACCGGCACGTGGACCTACGACGGGGCGCGCCTCGGGGCGCCCGCGGCCAACGCGCAGTTCGGAGCGGCGATCGACGAGTGA
- a CDS encoding PIG-L family deacetylase → MTDRPLTLMAVHAHPDDEATGTGGILARYAAEGIRTVLVTCTDGGCGDGPGGVKPGDPEHDPAAVALMRRQELEASCDVLKVSDLELLNYADSGMTGWPSNDAPGSFWQTPVEEGAARLAELMEHYRPDVVVTYDENGFYGHPDHIQAHRITMAALEMTALTPKTYWTTVPRSMMQRFGETMREFQEDMPEPDPAEAAAMAEIGLPDDEITTWVDTTAFSGQKFDALAAHASQGENIFFLKMGKERFGELMGMETFLRVKDTTGAAVPENDLFAGLR, encoded by the coding sequence ATGACTGACCGGCCCTTGACGCTCATGGCAGTACACGCCCACCCCGACGACGAGGCCACCGGAACCGGAGGGATTCTCGCGCGGTACGCCGCGGAGGGCATCCGCACGGTTCTCGTGACCTGTACGGACGGCGGTTGCGGGGACGGACCGGGGGGCGTCAAGCCGGGCGATCCCGAGCACGATCCCGCGGCCGTCGCCTTGATGCGCCGCCAGGAACTCGAGGCGAGCTGCGACGTCCTCAAGGTCAGCGATCTGGAGCTGCTGAACTATGCCGACTCCGGGATGACTGGCTGGCCGAGCAACGACGCCCCGGGATCCTTCTGGCAGACCCCCGTGGAGGAAGGCGCCGCCCGGCTTGCGGAACTCATGGAGCACTACCGGCCCGATGTGGTCGTCACCTACGACGAGAACGGCTTCTACGGACACCCCGACCACATCCAGGCCCACCGCATCACGATGGCGGCGCTGGAGATGACCGCGCTGACGCCGAAGACGTACTGGACGACGGTGCCCCGCTCGATGATGCAGCGGTTCGGGGAGACCATGCGCGAGTTTCAGGAGGACATGCCGGAGCCGGATCCCGCCGAGGCCGCCGCGATGGCCGAGATCGGCCTCCCCGACGACGAGATCACCACGTGGGTGGACACCACCGCATTCAGCGGCCAGAAGTTCGATGCGCTGGCCGCGCACGCCAGTCAGGGCGAGAACATCTTCTTCCTCAAGATGGGCAAGGAGCGGTTCGGCGAGCTGATGGGCATGGAGACCTTCCTACGTGTCAAGGACACCACCGGCGCGGCCGTGCCCGAGAACGATCTCTTCGCCGGACTGCGCTGA
- a CDS encoding helix-turn-helix domain-containing protein, with the protein MFETVFRGEDLPPAERFDGWRQLVFASHAPTELRTDHADDFDATLRLLELGPVQVSVLTCPSLHSHRTPKLIRQSDPELYHLALAQRGSVAIEQADRQTVLGSGDLTLSTTSRPYLGRLAADQSEAPSGVTLVQALLPRALLPLPADAADRLLAADLPARQGLGALFAQFIARLATDTTRYGPTDASRLGGVALDLAASLVAHHFGADRELPPETHRQTLAVRVHAFIYRHLGDPRLAPDMIAAAHHISSRTLHRIFQSQGTTVSMFIREQRLERARRDLADPTLATRPINAIAIRWGFRRPADFTRAFRTAYGMPPREYRQLALYESSGAPR; encoded by the coding sequence GTGTTCGAGACGGTGTTCCGGGGTGAGGACCTGCCTCCGGCGGAGCGGTTCGACGGATGGCGTCAACTGGTCTTCGCCAGCCATGCGCCCACCGAGCTTCGTACCGACCACGCCGACGACTTCGACGCGACCCTGCGCCTGCTGGAATTGGGCCCGGTGCAGGTGTCCGTACTCACCTGTCCCTCGCTGCACTCCCACCGCACGCCGAAGCTGATCCGGCAGTCCGACCCGGAGTTGTACCACCTCGCTCTCGCCCAGCGAGGATCCGTCGCCATCGAACAGGCCGACCGGCAGACCGTCCTGGGTTCCGGGGACCTGACACTGTCCACCACATCACGGCCCTACCTGGGACGGCTCGCCGCCGACCAGAGCGAGGCTCCAAGCGGGGTCACACTGGTGCAAGCCCTCCTACCCCGGGCGCTGTTGCCGCTTCCGGCCGATGCCGCCGACCGGCTGCTGGCGGCCGACTTACCCGCCCGGCAGGGACTCGGCGCCCTGTTCGCCCAGTTCATCGCTCGTCTGGCCACCGACACGACCCGCTACGGGCCCACGGACGCCTCGCGGCTGGGCGGCGTGGCACTCGACCTCGCCGCGTCGTTGGTCGCCCATCACTTCGGCGCCGACCGCGAACTTCCGCCCGAGACCCATCGACAGACCCTGGCCGTACGCGTCCACGCCTTCATATACCGGCACTTGGGCGACCCTCGTCTCGCCCCGGACATGATCGCCGCGGCCCACCACATTTCATCCCGCACCCTGCATCGGATCTTCCAGAGCCAGGGCACCACCGTCAGCATGTTCATCCGCGAGCAGCGACTCGAACGCGCCCGCCGCGACTTGGCCGATCCAACACTGGCCACCCGGCCCATCAATGCCATCGCCATCCGATGGGGCTTCCGCCGTCCCGCCGACTTCACCCGGGCCTTCCGCACCGCCTACGGCATGCCGCCGCGCGAATACCGACAGCTCGCCCTGTACGAGAGCTCTGGCGCGCCACGCTAA